A stretch of DNA from Burkholderiales bacterium:
CAGCATCGCTCCCGCCGATCCGAATCACGTATTTGAACCTGCAATCCGTGTTAGACAAGTCGGCATCACTCATGACGTCTGCCAATGCAGTATCTGCGACTCGTCCTTTCACTGAAAAGCTTCGCCTCAAGCACGGCGAGTTTCAAGTGGAAGTCTCCGGACACCAACTGCAGGGATCTAAAGCCAAGGTGCCGAAGGTCACCAGCGAACTGGTGTACACGGCCTCCGCCTATGCTCTCGATGCGGTTCCTGTCGCCACGGTCTCACTTCTCTTCTATGACCACGATCGCAAACTGACGGTTGAGGGTCGCTCGCCGGAGCAGGTCGACGCTGTGTTTGCCTCGCTAAAGAGCGATTTTCTCACTCTCACGACTCCGTTTGGTGGCTCGACTTTCCGTACATGGTCCGGCGTCTTCATTTGGATTGTGTGCTCAACCGTCGCATTGCTCGGTTCGCTACACTGGCTCTCGACACGCCATTCCAGCGCAGTGCTACCTACGGCATTCGCGTATCTGAGCTTGGGCCTGCTATTTTTTCTCCCGTTTGAAGATTTCTTGGCGGGCTTCTCGGTATCCGAGTTTGACCCCTCTTTTGCAAGCCGCTACGGCCCTGAGATTTCCCTTGGGGGTCTGGTGCTGAGCGTAGTTGGAATTCCGCTGTCGTATCTCTTGCCTCTCTGGCTCAAAGAGCGCTCGAATCCCATACCAGAAACGATGGGTGTGCCTCCCAACAAAGCAATGCAGGGGACGCGCCGCAAGCGGCGCGCGTGACTCTGAACGTTAAACATCTTATGACAGAATCAACCGCCATGAACTGGGATACCCTCTTGAAGGTGTGGGCTGTGCTTGGACCATTGATCGCCGCTGCGGCAATTGCATTTTGGTCACGACATACTCAAGTCAAGGATCGAGACTATGAACATTCTCGTGAATCAGAGCGTTTGAATCGCGCTGACACCGCGAAGAAGCAAGACCATAATAGGGCACTGCGAGTCGAGAGATACAATGAGATCAAGGGGGCGCTTGCTGACCTTATGGCGAGTTCGCATGAGTACGTTCGCAAGCAAAGCGAATACATAACCAAACTGACACCCGATATGCACCAAGCCGCGTCGCAAGCCAATGACAAATTTGTTTACAGTTGCCAGCTCGTTACTCTTCTTGGAGATGAGCCACTAACAAACGCTGCAGTAGCCCTATGGAACGCTACACTCGAAATGCCAAAGTCATACAACATTCCAATTGATCAAGCATACGAACAGAAGCTTGTTGTTTACCGAGACGCGAGAGCGGAATTTAACGACCTTGCACGAAAGTATCTGAACTCTCTTGACGCGCAAGATGATTAACATTTCGTTCAACCCGGACCGCCAGCAAGTTGTGTTTGCTGATTCCCTACGCGCTGCGTACTCCGGTGGACGATTAGCTTCACCTTATCTTGCACATGAATAGGGAACGCGACGCGTTTGCAGTCTTTTGAAAATCAAAGGTGTCAGATTTGAATTATTTTTAATTTAGACGAAGTGCCTGGTTTTTCGCAATGTCAATTAGGTCGGTGAGACGGGTTACTACGGCGTAGGGCTTGAAGCCCAATTCGTCCTGGGGATTGCCGCCGCGGTTGATCCAGAAAGTGCGGAAGCCGAAAGAAGCGGCGCCGCAGATATCCCAGAAGTTGGAAGAAACGAAACCAATGTTGTTTTTGGGTACTTTCAGTTTTTTCGTCGCAAGCTGGTACACCTTCGGATCAGGCTTGAAGATTTTTACTTCATCCACGCTGATTACAGCGTCGAAGGTTTTGGCGAGGCCGTTGTTTTTGACCACCGCCTTGAGCATTTTGGGCGAGCCATTAGAAAGTATTGCGAGCTTGTAATGCGAAAGCGCGGCTAGCGCTTCTTTCACCTCAGGATAAGGCTCAAGATGCAGATAAGCCTGCATCAGGCGCTTGCGCGATTGCGGCGGGCAATCCAGCTTCAGCGACTTGCAGGCGAATTTGAGCGCCGCTTCGGTGACTTTTTCGAAATTCTCGTACCTTCCCATCAAGCTTTTCAGCCACGTGTATTCTAATTGCTTGGCGCGCCAGGTCTGGCTTAATTGCGCGCCCTGACCGGGGAAAAGCTCATCGCACAGCGCGATCACCGAATGCACGTCGAACAATGTGCCATAGGCATCGAACACCAGCGCCTTGATTGGCAGTTTGCGGGTCACTTTTTCTTCTGTTGGTCTTCCTTGGCGAAATATTCCGCTTCCAGCCACATCACGTTGATGATGCCGAAAGCCAGCGCCACGCCAATCCCCAAAATCCAAGTGAAATACCACATGTTCAGACCTTAATATGAAGTATGCTCATTATCACGAATGGATTGCACCGTAATCTTGCCGCGCAGCACGCGATAGACCCACGAGGTGTAAGCGGCAATCAGCGGCAGAAAAAC
This window harbors:
- a CDS encoding haloacid dehalogenase type II, producing MTRKLPIKALVFDAYGTLFDVHSVIALCDELFPGQGAQLSQTWRAKQLEYTWLKSLMGRYENFEKVTEAALKFACKSLKLDCPPQSRKRLMQAYLHLEPYPEVKEALAALSHYKLAILSNGSPKMLKAVVKNNGLAKTFDAVISVDEVKIFKPDPKVYQLATKKLKVPKNNIGFVSSNFWDICGAASFGFRTFWINRGGNPQDELGFKPYAVVTRLTDLIDIAKNQALRLN
- the cydX gene encoding cytochrome bd-I oxidase subunit CydX, whose amino-acid sequence is MWYFTWILGIGVALAFGIINVMWLEAEYFAKEDQQKKK